ACCTCCGGCATTCGCGCGCTCAGCCGCCGCCAGGGCGTCACCCCGTTCATGTGTCTGTTGGCCGGCCTCAACGTTCTGTTATGCAAATATAGCGGTCAGGAAGACATATCGGTGGGGACGCCGGTCGCCAATCGCAACCGCAAAGAGATCGAGAAGCTGATCGGTAATTTCGCTAACACGCTGGTGATGAGGAGTGATTTGACCGGCAACCCGCCCTTCGCGGAGTTCTTAGGACGCGTGCGCGAGGTCACTCTGGATGCCTATATGCATCAGGACCTGCCCTTTGAAAAGATCGTCGAGGAGCTTCAGCCGGAGCGCGACTTGAGCCATAACCCGCTGTTTCAAGTCTTGATGGCGCTGCACAATCTGCCGGCGCAGCGCGCCGAGCTACCTGGCCTCGGCATTCGTCGCGTCGATATGGAGCGGGTGACAGCGCGGTTTGATCTTTCGCTCGACATGCAGGAGACGGCCGATGGGCTGAGCGCGAGGATCGAGTACAGCACGGACTTGTTTGAGCGAGCGACCGTCGAACGGCTGGCCGGCCATTTCGCCAACCTGCTGGCGGCGGCCATTGCCGAGCCGGCTTGCCGCATCGGCGGCCTACCCGTCATGGCGCCATCCGAGGTCGCACAAATGACTGCCGCTTGGAGCGGCCCGCAACCCGACGGCTGGCCGGGGCAGGATCAAGCGCTGCACGAGTTGATCGCGGCGCAGGCCGGCAGTCGGCCCGATGCCATCGCGGCGGGCTATGAAACCGAGCAAGTCTCTTATGGGGGGATGAACCGCTGGGCCAACCGCCTGGCACATTATCTGAACGAGCAGGGGGTCGGCCCCGAAACGGTCGTCGGAGTCTACCTGGACCGCTCACTGGAAAAACTCCTCGTGCTCGTCGGCGTGCTCAAGGCCGGCGGCGCGTATTTGCCGTTGGCGGCGGCGACCCCGCCGGACCGCCTTGCGTTCACGCTGGCCGACGCCGACGCCGCCGTCGTAGTGACCACGCAGGAGCTGGCCCGCAACCTTAAAGGGGCGACGGCGCGGGTGCTCACCCTAGAGCGCGCGATCCCGGCGAGCGCCGGTTACAGTGAGGCGGACCTGGCCACCAATGTCCTGCCCTCTAACCTCGCCTATGTAATCTACACCTCAGGCTCGACCGGCCGGCCGAAGGGAGTGGGGATCAGCCATGGGAGCGTGGTCCACCTCGTCGCGACGGCCGACCCGGACTTGGGGTTCGGTAGCCGCGACGTCTGGAGCTGCGTCCACTCCTTCTCCTTCGATTATTCGGTGTGGGAGATCTGGACGCCTCTGGTGTGCGGGGCCAGGCTGGTGATCGTGCCGCGCGCCGTGACGCAATCGGCGGACAGTTTCCTGGAGTTGATCCGGCGAGAGCAAGTGACGGTCCTGCATGCGACGCCGTCAGCGTTGCGCGCCCTGGCGGAAATCAGGCAAACGCCCGACCCGCAGCCTTTTGCCGTTCGGCTGGTCGCGAGTGGGGGTGAGGCCCTGCCCCGCGAGCTGGGTGAGCAACTGCTTGAGTGGGGAGTGCCGACCTGGAACTTCTATGGGCCGACCGAGACCACCGTCTGGGCCACCGCGCGGCGGGTTGGTGCCGAGGCCGGCCAGGAGAAAGTCGTTGGAATCGGCAAAGCGCTGTCGAACACGCGCCTGCGGATGCTTGACCGTTACCTTGAGGCCGTGTGTGTCGGTGTGCCCGGGGAACTCTGCATCGGCGGCGAAGGGGTGGCGCGCGGGTACATCAATCGGCCTGACCTGACCGCCGAGAAGTTCATCCCCGAGCCGCTCAGCGAGGCCAGCGGAGCGCGCTGTTACCAGACAGGGGATATGGTCCGGTACTTAGCGAACCGGGAGATTGATTACCTGGAGAGGCGCGACCATCAGGTCAAGATTCGCGGCTATCGGATCGAGCTAGGAGAGATCGAGGCGGTACTCAGAGGGCATGAAGGGGTGAGGCAGTGCGCGGTCAGCGTGCAGGGGCAGGGAGCAGCGACACGGCTCGTGGCCTATACGGTGGCGGGCGGCGAGCGCGCGCCTTCGGAGGCGGAGCTACGCGGCTACCTGAAAGACAA
Above is a genomic segment from Blastocatellia bacterium containing:
- a CDS encoding amino acid adenylation domain-containing protein; the encoded protein is MSGKGLREWLRERLAEYMVPGAFVELGELPLTANGKLDRKALPAPTAALEGEGEAAAAENVIEELVGGIFAEVLRVSEVGVEANFFELGGHSLLATQVMSRVREVLQVEVALRALFEQPTVRGLAAVVQQRQQEGKSVVAPAIERGSRESELPLSFAQQRLWFIHQLEPESTAYNISLAVRLTGALDLEALRRAMAEVVRRHEALRTRFISRGGQPMQVIEESQEIALPLEDLGQIEAVEEREQRVRELARASAEAPFDLERGPVLRARLLRLGEQEHVLLVVMHHIISDGWSVGILVREFTQLYEGYVSGREVRLEELAVQYADFAVWQREWLQGAVLDSQMDYWRRHLSGVRVLDLPADRRRPPVASYRGATLPLWLSPELTSGIRALSRRQGVTPFMCLLAGLNVLLCKYSGQEDISVGTPVANRNRKEIEKLIGNFANTLVMRSDLTGNPPFAEFLGRVREVTLDAYMHQDLPFEKIVEELQPERDLSHNPLFQVLMALHNLPAQRAELPGLGIRRVDMERVTARFDLSLDMQETADGLSARIEYSTDLFERATVERLAGHFANLLAAAIAEPACRIGGLPVMAPSEVAQMTAAWSGPQPDGWPGQDQALHELIAAQAGSRPDAIAAGYETEQVSYGGMNRWANRLAHYLNEQGVGPETVVGVYLDRSLEKLLVLVGVLKAGGAYLPLAAATPPDRLAFTLADADAAVVVTTQELARNLKGATARVLTLERAIPASAGYSEADLATNVLPSNLAYVIYTSGSTGRPKGVGISHGSVVHLVATADPDLGFGSRDVWSCVHSFSFDYSVWEIWTPLVCGARLVIVPRAVTQSADSFLELIRREQVTVLHATPSALRALAEIRQTPDPQPFAVRLVASGGEALPRELGEQLLEWGVPTWNFYGPTETTVWATARRVGAEAGQEKVVGIGKALSNTRLRMLDRYLEAVCVGVPGELCIGGEGVARGYINRPDLTAEKFIPEPLSEASGARCYQTGDMVRYLANREIDYLERRDHQVKIRGYRIELGEIEAVLRGHEGVRQCAVSVQGQGAATRLVAYTVAGGERAPSEAELRGYLKDKLPEYMVPATFISLSELPLTASGKLDRRALPEAGGLKGSGLSAAPRTPVEEILCGLFGEVLSRERVGVDENFFELGGHSLLATQVMSRVREALRVEMPLRALFVHPTAAELADALEQERRAGRGVESPPIRLVDRGGELALSFAQQRLWFIHQLEPASAAYNIPMAVRLSGELKVGALEQSLGEIVRRHEVLRTRFELHQSQAVQVIEAEARVRLRLWELSQLPAEEREAAAGEVVRQESGRGFDLQHGPVLRAALLRLQEDEHVLVVVMHHIASDGWSAGVLTREFTQLYE